A genomic window from Chitinophaga pollutisoli includes:
- a CDS encoding SRPBCC domain-containing protein gives MYTKGAFIFADLTVPGATALRDFYQEVIGWESDGIPMKDGGESYEDYMMKDDAGKPVGGVCHARGGNLGVPQAWMLYVHVDEPEKCVEACERLGGEVVKIAKNKEGRIHYAMLRDPLGNAFGLGDFNLGKQPEPGPAAKAAIQIGKPVAEVFEAIVNPEIMRHYFISQSTGRMATGATLTWRFPEFDGDVPVRVKKVESPSLVRFGWDVNGHELECAIRLEPFAEGKATIVKIEESSPEGYDPGQEWLVGNTEGWANFCACMKAWLEYGVHLRTGAFDFRFVK, from the coding sequence ATGTATACAAAGGGAGCATTCATCTTCGCCGACCTCACCGTGCCTGGCGCCACGGCGCTACGCGATTTTTACCAGGAAGTGATCGGTTGGGAATCGGACGGTATACCGATGAAAGACGGCGGTGAATCGTACGAGGATTACATGATGAAAGACGATGCCGGAAAGCCGGTGGGCGGCGTTTGCCATGCCAGGGGCGGGAACCTGGGCGTTCCGCAGGCGTGGATGCTGTATGTGCACGTTGATGAACCGGAGAAATGTGTGGAAGCGTGCGAGCGACTGGGTGGGGAAGTGGTGAAAATCGCGAAAAACAAGGAAGGGCGCATCCATTACGCCATGCTCCGTGATCCGTTGGGGAATGCTTTCGGCCTGGGAGATTTCAACCTGGGGAAACAGCCGGAACCGGGGCCTGCGGCCAAAGCTGCGATCCAGATCGGCAAGCCTGTGGCGGAAGTGTTTGAAGCGATCGTGAATCCGGAGATCATGCGCCACTATTTCATTTCGCAATCCACCGGCAGGATGGCTACCGGCGCTACCCTCACCTGGCGCTTCCCGGAATTCGACGGCGACGTTCCGGTGCGGGTGAAAAAAGTGGAATCGCCCTCGCTGGTGCGCTTCGGCTGGGACGTGAACGGCCATGAGCTGGAATGCGCCATCCGCCTGGAGCCTTTCGCGGAGGGTAAGGCCACCATTGTGAAAATCGAGGAATCTTCGCCTGAAGGGTATGATCCGGGGCAGGAATGGCTGGTGGGCAATACGGAAGGCTGGGCCAATTTCTGCGCATGTATGAAGGCCTGGCTGGAATATGGGGTGCACCTGCGCACGGGGGCTTTCGATTTCCGCTTCGTGAAATAG
- a CDS encoding calcineurin-like phosphoesterase family protein, with product MKRKFFTAFAALTLIAAMAQAQVKGRVYEDLNGNGKLDKKEKGLSGVYVSNGTEVAGTDAQGNYELPERPGTVVFVIKPAGYQFALDANNLPQSYYIHKPEGSPADFKFKGSTPTGTLPAQLNFGLRKQEENSNFRVLVFGDPQPYTLQEIEHFSNGVVKEVEGVKNVAFGLSLGDLVGDNLSLHGPYIQAVKKVGLPWYNVIGNHDMNYDAKDDLFADETFEANFGPANYAFNYGNAHFIVLDDIIYPDPRDGKGYWGGLRADQLQFIENDLKTVPKDKLVVLAFHIPLLNEGGVSFRTEDRNRLFELLKDFPNTLSMSAHTHLQRQNFYGKADGWMQEKPHHEYNAGTTSGDWYSGEINAQGVPASTMRDGTPKGYAFLNIHGNQYSIDYKVAGKSDGYQIELSIPKVIEKDRNSSAGIYANFFMGAKGDKVEYSIDGGEWKPMEYMEAADPAYLDVLHKFDHTEKLLNGKRPSHAVQSTHLWWVKIPFKLPAGEHQVKVRATDRYGKNYEAQGAYTILQ from the coding sequence AAAGGTCTTTCCGGCGTGTATGTCAGCAACGGTACTGAAGTGGCCGGTACCGACGCGCAGGGGAATTATGAACTGCCGGAGCGCCCGGGCACGGTAGTTTTCGTGATCAAGCCCGCAGGCTACCAATTTGCCCTGGATGCGAATAACCTGCCGCAAAGTTATTATATCCATAAGCCGGAGGGCTCGCCCGCCGATTTCAAGTTCAAAGGTTCCACGCCTACCGGTACGCTGCCTGCGCAACTGAACTTCGGCCTGCGCAAACAGGAGGAAAACAGCAATTTCCGGGTGCTCGTATTCGGCGACCCGCAACCTTACACCCTGCAGGAAATCGAGCATTTCAGCAACGGCGTTGTAAAGGAAGTGGAAGGCGTGAAGAATGTTGCCTTCGGCCTCAGCCTTGGGGACCTTGTGGGCGATAACCTCAGCCTGCACGGCCCGTACATCCAGGCCGTGAAGAAAGTAGGCCTGCCCTGGTACAACGTAATCGGCAACCACGACATGAATTACGACGCGAAAGACGACCTCTTCGCCGACGAAACCTTCGAAGCCAACTTCGGCCCCGCCAATTACGCCTTCAACTACGGCAACGCGCACTTCATCGTACTTGACGATATCATCTACCCCGATCCCCGCGACGGAAAAGGCTACTGGGGCGGCTTGCGTGCAGACCAGCTGCAGTTCATCGAGAACGATCTCAAAACCGTTCCGAAAGATAAACTGGTGGTACTCGCGTTCCACATCCCGCTGCTGAACGAAGGCGGCGTATCATTCCGGACCGAAGACAGGAACCGCTTGTTCGAATTGCTGAAAGATTTCCCGAACACGCTGTCCATGTCAGCCCACACCCACCTGCAACGCCAGAATTTCTACGGAAAGGCAGACGGATGGATGCAGGAAAAGCCGCACCACGAATACAACGCAGGCACTACTTCCGGCGACTGGTACTCCGGCGAGATCAACGCCCAGGGCGTTCCCGCTTCCACCATGCGCGACGGCACTCCGAAAGGCTACGCTTTCCTGAACATCCACGGCAATCAATACAGCATCGATTATAAAGTGGCGGGTAAATCCGACGGTTACCAGATTGAGCTGTCGATTCCGAAGGTGATTGAGAAAGACCGGAACAGCTCGGCGGGCATTTACGCCAACTTCTTCATGGGCGCCAAAGGCGACAAGGTGGAATATTCCATCGACGGCGGCGAATGGAAGCCCATGGAATACATGGAAGCCGCGGATCCCGCGTACCTGGATGTACTCCACAAGTTCGATCACACCGAGAAACTGTTGAACGGGAAACGTCCTTCGCATGCGGTGCAGAGCACGCACCTCTGGTGGGTGAAGATTCCGTTTAAGCTGCCGGCAGGCGAACACCAGGTGAAGGTGAGAGCAACCGACCGTTACGGGAAGAATTATGAAGCACAAGGCGCTTATACCATTTTGCAATAG